The nucleotide sequence GGTGTCATCGCCTACTTCACCCTGGACGGCACACCGCGCGCCCTGGTCGCCGTCCACACCGTGGTCGACGAGGGGCACGAGGGCAAGGGCATCGCGGGCGCGCTGGTCAGGGAGTTCTACGCGATGGCGGCACGCGAGGGCGTCCCCGTCGTGCCGCTGTGCCCGTACGCCGCCAAATGGGCCGAGCGCCATCCCGACGAGGCACCCGCCGCCGACCCCGCCGTCGTGGCCGAGGCCAAGGCGCAGCTGAAGGCCAACCCCCAGCTCTGGTGAGGGCCGGATGCCGCGGCCGGGCGCCGGGCGCTTTCGTGTTCCGCGCCGCGGATCATGACTGCTTCCGGCGCGCGCGGGCACGTGCACCGGGAGACATTGGGAACGCACGTCTCCGCACTTCTTGGAGGTCAGGCATGACCAGCCCGTACCCGGATCCCGTACCGCCGTCGCCCACGCCGACCCCGGGTCCGCCCGGACCCGAGCCGGGGCCGCTGCCGGGCCCAGGGCCCACGCCGGTACCGGCGCCGCCGCCGAGCCCCGTGCCGAGCCCGCCGGGTCCCGACCCCGTACCGGAGCCGGAACCCGCGCCCGGACCGCTCGGCTGACGCCTGCGGGCGGACCGGGCCGATCGGCCCGGTCCGCCTGACCAGGGCGGTCAGTCCGTCGAGACCTCGGAACGGTCGCTGCCCCACAGCGTGTGGAACGAGCCCTTCCGGTCGGTGCGCGTGTACGTGTGTGCGCCGAAGAAGTCACGCTGACCCTGGGTCAGCGCGGCGGGCAGCCGCTCGGCGCGCAGCGCGTCGTAGTACGACAGCGCGGCGGCGAAGCCCGGCGTCGGGACGCCCTGGTGCACCGCGGCCGTGATGACCGCGCGCCAGTCGTCCTGCGCCGCGCCGATCTCCTCGGCGAACTGCTTGTCCGACAGCAGGCTCGGCAGGTCGCGCTGCGTGTCGAACGCCTCGCGGATCCGGTCGAGGAACGCCGCCCTGATGATGCAGCCCGCCCGCCAGATGGCCGCGACCGAACCGAGGTCGATGTCCCAGTCGTACTCGTCGCTGCCCGCCCGGATCTGGTGGAAGCCCTGCGTGTACGACACGATCTTGGACGCGTAGAGCGCCTGCTCGACCTGGTCGGCGAAGCGCGCCGCGTCCTCCTCGCTCAGCGGCGTGGCCTTCGGGCCCGGCAGCGAGCGCGACGCATCGCGCAGCGCCGCGTGGCCCGACAGGGAACGGGCGAAGACGGCCTCGGCGATACCGGACACCGGCACCCCGAGGTCGAGCGCGATCTGCACGGTCCAGCGGCCCGTGCCCTTCTGCTCCGCCTGGTCGGTGACGATGTCGACGAACGGCTTGCCCGTCTCCGCGTCCGTGTGCGCCAGCACCTCGGCGGTGATCTCGATCAGGTACGAGTCGAGCCGGCCGGTGTTCCAGGTCCTGAACGTCTCGGCGATCTTCGCGGGGGAGTAGCCGGCGACCGCGCGCAGCAGGTGGTACGCCTCGGCGATGAGCTGCATGTCGGCGTACTCGATGCCGTTGTGCACCATCTTCACGAAGTGCCCCGCGCCGTCCGGGCCGATGTGCGCGACCGTACGCGCGCCGTCGGGCGCCTTGGCCGCGATCTTCTCCAGCAGCGGGCCGAGCGACTTGTACGACTCGGCGGAACCGCCGGGCATGATGCTCGGGCCGTGCAGCGCGCCCTCCTCGCCGCCGGAGATGCCGACGCCGACGAAGTGGATGCCCTGCTCCCGCAGCTCCTTCTCGCGGCGCCTGGTGTCGGCGAAGTGGGCGTTGCCGCCGTCGATGATGACGTCGCCCTCCTCCAGCAGCGGGGCGAACTCCTGGATCACGGCGTCCGTCGGCTCGCCGGCCTTCACCATGATCACGAGACGCCGGGGGCGTTCGAGCGCGGCGACGAAGTCCGCCGCCGATTCGGCGGGGACGAAGGTGCCCTCGTCGCCGAACTCCTCGACCAGCGCGCGGGTCTTCGCCGCCGTACGGTTGTGCAGGGCGACGGTGAGGCCGTTACGGGCGAAGTTCCTGGCGAGGTTGCGGCCCATCACCGCGAGCCCGGTGACGCCGATCTGGGCAGTACCACTCATGCCTGTGCTCCTGGTGTCTGTCGGTCGTGCCATGGCTGTACGTCAATGGTCAAGCCGCCCGGGAGGTTCCGCATTCCGGGCCTGTCGCATCGTGCCGGTTTCCCGGGCCGGGCGCGAGCGGCGCACGGCAACCGGGCCCGCCGCGGGGATCGTTCACGAACTATTGACACCCTCTCAGCATCGGCGCAAGACTGACCCGATCTCGGAGAGCGCTCTCCCGGACACTTTCTGAACTTCCAGGACCCGTTCCGCGCCGTCCCCTCCCCGCTGTCGGCGCGGCGCGGCGCCCACGGCGGGTCACGGCCATCCGTGGCCCGCCGTGGACTCGTCCCGTGCCGTCGGGGGGCGGCGCGCGGCGAGGGTCAGCCGCTCTGCCGGCTCGCGCCCGCCCGGCGCACCACGCTGAGCAGATACTCCTTGCGGTGCAGCGGGTCGTGGTCGGTCCTGGCCCGCTCGGGCACGGTGCCGGCGACCGGCCGATAGCTGCCGAACGCCGATTCCAGTACGCCTTCGCCACTGGTCAGCCCGGGCAGCCGCTGTTCCAGCTCGTGCACGTGCGCGGCCGGGATCTCGCCCTCCAGCAGATACGAGGAGCCGTGCGGTACGGGGGAGCCCGGCGCCGCCCGCAGCCGCGCCAGGAGCGGCAGGACCACCCCGAAGGTGTCGGCGGGCACGTCGAGTTGGAAGTGGTGCATCGGCTCGTGCACCGTCGTGCCCGCCTGTTTCAGCGCGTCCATCAGCACCAGCGGGGTCAGATTGCGGAAGTCCCCTGACGTGCTCGACATGCTCTTGTCGAAGACCGCGTGGGCGTGGCTCTGCCGCGCCGAGTACCCGGAGTGGGTCATGGTCACCGTGCAGTCGGGGACCTCCCAGCCGTGCGGGCCCTGGCGCAGCGTCTCCCGTACGGTCTCCTCCACCGCCTTGATGAACGCGTACGGCATGGAGCCGAGTTCGACCTCCAGCCGGAACTCGACGCCGCTGCCCGCCGGGGCCGGGTCGATACGCAGCCCGACCGTGGCGAGGAAGGGATTGGGATCCTTCCCGTTGAACTCGACCGCCGACCCGCTGGTGTCGGGCCGTTCGACGCAGATGGTCGTCGTCTCACGGAAGGCCACCTCCACGCCGAAGTCGTTCGCCAGGGTGGCCTCGATGACTTCCTTCTGGACCTCGCCGTAGAGGGAGACAGCGGTCTCCTGGCGGAGGTCGTCCTGGCGGAGGTTGATCAGCGGGTCCTGTTCGGCCAGTTGGGTCAGTGCGCCATGCAGGGTCCCCTTGTCGGCCGGACGGCGGGCGCTGATGACGGTTTCCAGGGTGGGCGGGGCGAAGTGGGCGGTGCGGGGGCCGGCGGGTGGCTGTCCTACGGCGTCGTCGATGCGGACGGTGGTCAGGCCCCGGACGCGGCCGATGCGGCCCGCGGTGAGGGTGTCGGTGCGCCGGTCGGTGCCCTGGTCGAAGACGGTCAGGGCGGTCACCTTGCCCTCGGTGCCGCCGCCGAGCGGGATCCGGTCGCGGGTGCGCAGGGTGCCGGAGAACATCCGTACGTAGGCGATCTTCTCCCCGGCCGGGCCGCGCTCGACCTTGAACACCGTCCCGGACAGCGGCCCCTGGGGGTCCGCCGGGGTGCTGGGGAGGAGGCGGGTGAGGCCGGCCATCAGGGCGGGCAGGCCCGCGCCGGTGATGGCGGAGCCGAAGAACACCGGGTGCACCTCACCGCGCCCGCTCTGCACGGCCAGCGCCTCGCGCAGCCGCCCGTACGACAGCGCCCGTTCGTCGGTCACATAGGCCGCCAGCAGCGCGTCGTCCCGCTCGGCCAGCACCTCAGCCAGCCGCGCCGTGAACCCCGCGTCAGCGGCGCCGTAGGGGCGTACCCCGGCGGCGCGGGTGCCCGCGCCGTGCACCGAGCCCGTCGCCAGTACGGCGGGGGTCAGTTTCCCGGCGATCTGGCGCAGTACCCGCGCCCCGTCCGCGCCGGCCCGGTCGATCTTGTTGACGAAGACCAGGGTCGGGATCCGCAGGCGCTTCAGGGCACGCATCAGCACCCGGGTCTGCGCCTGCACACCCTCCACCGCAGAGACGA is from Streptomyces sp. NBC_00370 and encodes:
- a CDS encoding GNAT family N-acetyltransferase, translating into MTDLDIRDNRQQGRLEAYEDGKAAGVIAYFTLDGTPRALVAVHTVVDEGHEGKGIAGALVREFYAMAAREGVPVVPLCPYAAKWAERHPDEAPAADPAVVAEAKAQLKANPQLW
- the gndA gene encoding NADP-dependent phosphogluconate dehydrogenase, with translation MSGTAQIGVTGLAVMGRNLARNFARNGLTVALHNRTAAKTRALVEEFGDEGTFVPAESAADFVAALERPRRLVIMVKAGEPTDAVIQEFAPLLEEGDVIIDGGNAHFADTRRREKELREQGIHFVGVGISGGEEGALHGPSIMPGGSAESYKSLGPLLEKIAAKAPDGARTVAHIGPDGAGHFVKMVHNGIEYADMQLIAEAYHLLRAVAGYSPAKIAETFRTWNTGRLDSYLIEITAEVLAHTDAETGKPFVDIVTDQAEQKGTGRWTVQIALDLGVPVSGIAEAVFARSLSGHAALRDASRSLPGPKATPLSEEDAARFADQVEQALYASKIVSYTQGFHQIRAGSDEYDWDIDLGSVAAIWRAGCIIRAAFLDRIREAFDTQRDLPSLLSDKQFAEEIGAAQDDWRAVITAAVHQGVPTPGFAAALSYYDALRAERLPAALTQGQRDFFGAHTYTRTDRKGSFHTLWGSDRSEVSTD
- a CDS encoding translation factor GTPase family protein, with product MSTLNLGILAHVDAGKTSLTERLLHAAGVIDEVGSVDGGSTQTDSLALERQRGITIKSAVVSFVVDGVTVNLIDTPGHPDFIAEVERVLSVLDGAVLVVSAVEGVQAQTRVLMRALKRLRIPTLVFVNKIDRAGADGARVLRQIAGKLTPAVLATGSVHGAGTRAAGVRPYGAADAGFTARLAEVLAERDDALLAAYVTDERALSYGRLREALAVQSGRGEVHPVFFGSAITGAGLPALMAGLTRLLPSTPADPQGPLSGTVFKVERGPAGEKIAYVRMFSGTLRTRDRIPLGGGTEGKVTALTVFDQGTDRRTDTLTAGRIGRVRGLTTVRIDDAVGQPPAGPRTAHFAPPTLETVISARRPADKGTLHGALTQLAEQDPLINLRQDDLRQETAVSLYGEVQKEVIEATLANDFGVEVAFRETTTICVERPDTSGSAVEFNGKDPNPFLATVGLRIDPAPAGSGVEFRLEVELGSMPYAFIKAVEETVRETLRQGPHGWEVPDCTVTMTHSGYSARQSHAHAVFDKSMSSTSGDFRNLTPLVLMDALKQAGTTVHEPMHHFQLDVPADTFGVVLPLLARLRAAPGSPVPHGSSYLLEGEIPAAHVHELEQRLPGLTSGEGVLESAFGSYRPVAGTVPERARTDHDPLHRKEYLLSVVRRAGASRQSG